The Streptococcus sp. oral taxon 431 nucleotide sequence AGCCAACTGTAAACTTGCATTTGCAGCTTGAGATAAACCAAGTTTTAAATCCCCCATCTTATCAAATAAAGCTTTGGTATAAGATTGAGCAACTTTAGTAGCCACAGTCTGTTTGATTTGTGTCATGGCAGAATCACTCATCTTGCTTGCAATAAAACTATGACCACTTGATGTCTGATAGTCAATCGTCATCTGTTCAGGATGATTTGTAAGGATAGAAGAAGCTTTCTCAGAAAGATTACTTGGCAACGTTACAACCATGTAATAATCTCCATCCCGCAGTCCTCTTTCTCCCTCACCTTCATCTACAAAATGAAAATCCAGACTATCACTATCTTTTAAATTAGACACCATGTCTTCACCAATAGTGAGTTTTTCATCATTATAAGTAGCAGCTTGATCCTTATTAACAATTGCTACAGGTAACTCCGAAAGTTTACCGTATGGATCCCACATTGATGATAAGAAAATGATATTGTAAAGAGCTGGAATTAAGGAAATTCCTATCATGACAATAATAAATGTCGGTTTTTTAAAGATTGCTTTCCATTCTTTAAACATATTGTCTCCTTTTTTAAACTACTTGTCTAAATTTTTGATATAATAGATTATACATAAAAAAATTAAAAAGACAAGATAAAAAATCAATTTTTAAACACATTGTCTAAAAATGTTCATATGGAGGGAACATGCAAGAAAGTAATAAACGATTAAAAACCAAGCGCATTATCGAAAATGCCATGGTAGAATTATTGATGGAACAACCATTCGATCAGATTACAACTGTTAAATTAGCACAAAAAGCTGGAATTAGCCGCTCCAGTTTCTATACTCATTACAAAGATAAATACGATATGATTGAACATTACCAAAGTAAACTATTTCATACCTTCGAATATATCTTTCAAAAACATGCTAATCACAAACGAAATGCTATTCTAGAAGTATTTGAATACTTAGAATCAGAACCACTTCTAGCAGCTCTTTTATCTGAAAATGGAACCAAGGAAATTCAAAATTTCTTGAGAAATAAACTTCACATCCTACTGAGCACAGACCTTCAAAAACGTTTTATGCAACTCAAACTAAATGAAATAGAATTAGAATACAGTAGCGTCTACCTGACAAATGCTCTCTTTGGAGTCTGTCAAACCTGGATTGCCCACGGAAAAAAAGAAAGTCCACAAGAAATCACGGACTTTTTGATGAAAATGTTAGGGGATACAAA carries:
- a CDS encoding TetR/AcrR family transcriptional regulator, translating into MQESNKRLKTKRIIENAMVELLMEQPFDQITTVKLAQKAGISRSSFYTHYKDKYDMIEHYQSKLFHTFEYIFQKHANHKRNAILEVFEYLESEPLLAALLSENGTKEIQNFLRNKLHILLSTDLQKRFMQLKLNEIELEYSSVYLTNALFGVCQTWIAHGKKESPQEITDFLMKMLGDTN